A window from Cyprinus carpio isolate SPL01 chromosome A11, ASM1834038v1, whole genome shotgun sequence encodes these proteins:
- the LOC109098372 gene encoding equilibrative nucleoside transporter 1-like, whose amino-acid sequence MDPQVPKDKYNGVWLIFFMLGLGTLLPWNFFMTATMYFTSRLGDPLSEANFSANATEEDSRSVLQAKFNNVMTLCAMVPLLVFTCLNSVLHQRIPQKIRIAGSLTAILLVFLLTAILVKVDLEPLPFFIITMIKIICINSFGAVLQGSLFGMAGLLPASYTTPIMSGQGLAGTFAALSMICAIASGSAIHDSAFGYFITACVVISLAIAAYALLPKLEFFQYYQESQQNKPAEDEENKMDLLKTDERQKSTGGDDKQTPSILVIFKKIWVMAFSVCFAFTITIGTFPAITVDVKSTIADGGQWELYFIPVSCFLLFNVFDWLGRSLTAVCMWPGKDSKLLPGLLVARVIFVPLFMLCNVKPRHNLPIYFSHDGWFIGFMILFAFSNGYLASLCMCFGPKKVDASEVSSARLSIMAFFLSLGLALGASLSFLFRALV is encoded by the exons ATGGACCCTCAGGTGCCCAAAGACAA ATATAATGGCGTGTGGTTGATTTTCTTCATGTTGGGGTTGGGAACGCTGCTGCCGTGGAATTTCTTTATGACAGCCACTATG TATTTCACTAGTCGTCTTGGGGACCCCTTAAGTGAAGCTAATTTCTCAGCCAACGCGACTGAAGAAGACTCCCGGAGCGTCTTACAGGCCAAGTTTAATAATGTGATGACGCTGTGTGCGATGGTTCCTCTGCTGGTCTTCACCTGCCTCAACTCAGTGCTTCACCAGAG AATCCCTCAGAAGATTCGGATCGCAGGGAGTCTGACGGCTATTCTGCTGGTGTTTCTGCTCACTGCCATCCTGGTGAAAGTAGATTTGGAGCCACTGCCGTTCTTCATCATCACCATGATTAAAATCATCTGCATTAACT CATTCGGAGCGGTTCTTCAGGGAAGTCTGTTCGGGATGGCCGGACTCCTGCCAGCATCCTACACCACACCCATCATGAGCGGACAGGGACTCGCAGGAACCTTCGCTGCTTTATCCATGATCTGCGCCATCGCCA GTGGTTCTGCTATACACGACAGCGCGTTTGGATACTTCATCACAGCGTGTGTTGTTATTTCCCTCGCCATCGCAGCATACGCTCTCCTTCCTAAACTG GAGTTTTTTCAGTACTATCAGGAGAGTCAGCAGAACAAACCAGCTGAGGATGAAGAGAACAAGATGGATCTTCTGAAGACAG ATGAGCGGCAGAAGAGCACTGGCGGTGACGACAAACAAACACCATCCATACTGGTCATCTTTAAGAAA ATCTGGGTAATGGCCTTCTCTGTGTGTTTCGCCTTCACCATCACCATCGGCACCTTTCCCGCCATCACTGTGGACGTTAAATCTACTATTGCTGATGGCGGACAGTGGG AGTTGTATTTCATCCCAGTGTCTTGTTTCCTGTTGTTCAACGTGTTTGATTGGCTGGGTCGCAGTCTGACCGCTGTCTGTATGTGG cctGGTAAAGACAGTAAGCTGCTTCCGGGTCTGTTAGTGGCCCGTGTGATTTTTGTCCCTCTCTTCATGCTGTGTAATGTCAAGCCTCGCCACAATCTACCCATCTACTTCTCACACGACGGCTGGTTCATCGGCTTCATGATCCTCTTTGCTTTTTCTAATGGATACCTGGCGAGTCTGTGCATGTGCTTCGGACCCAA GAAGGTGGATGCGAGCGAGGTTTCGAGCGCTCGTCTATCGATCATGGCCTTCTTCCTGTCTCTTGGTCTCGCTCTCGGAGCGTCTCTGTCGTTTCTGTTTCGAGCGCTCGTCTGA